In the Cylindrospermopsis raciborskii Cr2010 genome, AAAGGATAAGATAGTTGTAGAATGGCCTCAAGGTGAAAAAATGCGTGTTAGCTATCATGCTGACTTGAAAGACTTTAACCTATCCATTGAACGCCAAAAAGATTGGTTTGCTGCAACTGGTGAATTGAAATTGAGCGAAGACCTAGTTTTGGATATGGAGCAACTGTTACAATTACTTGAGAAAACCCCTGGTCGGTTTATTCCCATGGGTGATGGTGAATTTTTAGCGTTAAGTGAAGTATTTCGTAAACAACTAGACGAGCTACAACTTTTTTCAGAAAAACATGGTAAGAAACTGATGTTTCATCCTCTAGCTGCATCTAACCTAGAAGAATTTGTGGATAATGTAGGTAATCTGAAAGCAGATAAACATTGGAAACAGCATATCAGCCGTCTTAAAGAAGTGCAAAGCCTGCAACCAGAACTACCGTCAACATTTCAAGCAGAACTGCGAGACTATCAGATGGAAGGTTTTTGCTGGTTAGCACGATTAGCTCATTGGGGTGTGGGAGCTTGTTTGGCTGACCAAATGGGACTGGGCAAAACGGTACAAGCATTAGCTGTTATTACTAGAAATGCCCACGCTGGACCAACCTTAATTATTGCCCCAACTTCTGTGTGCATGAACTGGGTCGTGGAAGCAAATAAATTTGCCCCTACCCTCAATGTTATTCAGTTTGGTGCCAACACTCGTGTTAGCGATCGCACTTTATCTGACAAAGATTTAGATGGAGAGGAGACACCAGTTATTTCTAGTCGGCAAAAATTATTGGATCAGTTACAACCCTTAGATATGTTGGTATGTAGTTATGGTTTACTGCAACAGGATGATGTGGCTCGAATGCTATCTCAGGTAGAATGGCAAACCATAGTTTTAGATGAAGCTCAAGCTATCAAAAACCTCAATACTAAACGTTCCCAAGCTGCAATGGGTCTGAAAGGTAATTTTAAGTTAATTACTACTGGAACGCCCATTGAGAACCATTTGGGTGAATTATGGAATTTGTTCCGCTTTATTAATCCTGGGTTATTGGGTTCTTTTGATAGCTTTAATCAGCGGTTTTCTACACCAATTGAAAAACATCAGGACAAACAAGCCAGAAATAAACTGAAAAAACTGATTCAGCCATTTTTGCTGCGGCGGACAAAAAGTCAAGTGTTGCAAGAGTTACCTTCTCGTACGGAAATTCTCCTTCATGTAGAATTGAGTCGGGAGGAAAAGGTGTTCTATGAAGCTTTACGTCGTCAAGCCATTTCTAAACTGAATGAAAGTGATGCAGATCCGGGTAAAAAGCATTTGCAGGTTCTGGCAGAAATTATGAGACTACGTCGCGCTTGCTGTAATCCCAGTTTGGTTATGCCTAATACTGATTTATCTAGTTCTAAATTACAGCTGCTAGGTGAGGTGCTGGCGGAACTGCTGGAAAATCATCATAAAGCATTAGTATTTAGTCAGTTTGTAGATCATTTGCACATCATCCGTAATTATCTGGAGAGCAAAAGTATTAAATATCAATATTTAGATGGTAGTACGCCTATGGCGGAAAGGAAAAGAAGTGTGGACAGTTTTCAAGCTGGAGATGGGGATATATTTCTCATTAGCTTGAAAGCAGGAGGTACAGGATTAAATTTGACAGCTGCTGATTATGTAATTCACACAGATCCCTGGTGGAATCCAGCTGTTGAAGATCAGGCTTCTGACCGCGCCCACCGGATTGGACAGCAACGCCCTGTTACTATTTATAGGCTAGTAGCAAAGGATACTATTGAAGATAAAATTGTAGAACTACACCATCATAAGCGAGATTTGGCGGATACTTTATTGGAGGGTACTGATATGAGTGGTAAGATTTCCATGGAGGCTCTATTACAATTGATTAATGATAGTTAAGTAATCCTTTTTATTAGCCAAAACAGATGATTGTAGCCAAGGACCAAACCCCTTACCTGACTCCAGAGGAGTATTTCACCTGGGAGTCCACCCAACCGGAAAAATACGAATATATCGATGGTCAAGTTTATGCCATGGGTGGTGGTAGTATCAATCACGGTCGGATCTCTATACGCTTTACTTCTATGCTAGACAGTTACCTAGAAGACACCGGGTGTATTACTGGCAATTCCGATATCAAAGTGAATATTTTGGGTAGTAATAACTATACTTACCCAGATATCAGTGTTACCTGTGATGATAGAGATAAAGCTAATACTCAATATATTACCTACCCCTGTCTTATTATTGAAGTTTTATCCCCCAGTACGGAAGCATACGATAGGGGTGGCAAGTTCCGAATGTACCGCAAAAACCCAGCTTTGATAGATTA is a window encoding:
- a CDS encoding Uma2 family endonuclease, whose translation is MIVAKDQTPYLTPEEYFTWESTQPEKYEYIDGQVYAMGGGSINHGRISIRFTSMLDSYLEDTGCITGNSDIKVNILGSNNYTYPDISVTCDDRDKANTQYITYPCLIIEVLSPSTEAYDRGGKFRMYRKNPALIDYLLVSSTSMEVDLYHKNDRGDWLIINYKPGEVIELQSINFNFPIDQVYRGLDLTKQCYF